ctagtgcaggaataatacttccgtaatcactcaaatttgtgataatggaaaaccactttcgggtccgggtaatctatcacttaatgggtgtacattccgtacctcctaacccatttacaagtgtagattaaatccctcaattacactaaatttccaacaatcctccccaatttagtgcaattcgtttcatgagaattaaacaaattaaaacaaaaactcatgcataaatgaaaatatcttgaagattgaattttcaacttagtacattacacattccaaatattcgagaattagggtgttctaagaattgaacccttcaacccattagaataactgaaaataatatacacataagttttcaaatactctaaagctatcttgatactttacaagccatgtgtccatatcctttcatgaatgtatccaaagctaaaagtccaagctttgttgaagcggcaaaacttcacattcacataggtagttcacttcagtcatgcacctgctcttgcactttttcaaatgaactgttaagaagctagacttcaacctcaccttcagcaggtccgagtacataccttaccttgggatgatataaaatttatgtactccaaatttctaagtataagccttccgcattgaattcaacttctaattttcattggaaaggaattgggtatcttataattagacaTTTTTGTGGACTTTAAACctatccccacagcagacttgtcaaccaagtctcttgccaatcccttcgtcaagtgatcagctaaattctgttgtgacctcacgaacactatagaaatcaccccattcatgatgagttcacgaatcatgctatgtctgacacctaagtgtctagactttccattgtacatctggctataagcctttgccaatgtcgcagcactatcacaatggatagacatgggtgctataagtttaggccataatggtatctcatggatcaagtttctaagccattctgcttctttaccagcagtagctaaagcaacaaactcagattccatcgttgagttggtaatacatgtctgcttcttagaagcccatgaaatagcacctcccccaagcaagaacacccaaccactcattgaagaatgatcttcaatattggttatgcaactcgcatcagaatatccttctattacctaaggaaacccattataagataaactatagtccatagttttcttcaagtacttcagtacccgcctaattgcttgccagtgatgagtactaggattactagtatatctactcagttttcccacagcaaaagcaatatccggccttgtacaagtcatggcgtacatcaaacagccaatcacctgagaatacttaAGTTGTGATACAtcttcaccttgattaggcataagcttctcacttggatcaacaggggtactcacaggagtacattcaaagcaattgaactttttcaacaccttctcaacataatgagattgacaaatcgaaattcctttgctttcacgtttgatcctaatgccaaggataacgtcagcctcccccatatctttaatggagaattttgatgacaaaaattcttttgttaaatcaacatgactttggtcagtcccaaagattaacatgtcatcaacatatagataaattataactcctttaccagaatcatcaaatttgctatatacacatttatctgcttggtttaatttaaaatgACTAGATAAAACCACTTCATCAAATTTCTGATgtcattgcttaggtgcttgtttcaaaccatataaggacttcacaagtttgcacaccttgccttcattacctggcatgacaaagccttgaggttggttcatataaacctcctcattcaattcaccattcaagaatgctgtcttcacatccatctggtgaataaccagaTTGTGAATTGTATCCAAAGAAATCAatagtctaatggtagtgatacgtgccacgggagcataagtatcaaaatagtcaattccagacttttgtctaaagccttgaatgactaaccttgccttgaacttttcaatagttccatctaccttcatcttctttttgaagatccatttgcaacccaaaggtttgcaaccaggaggtagatcagctaacacccaagtgttattgcccatggtagaatccatctcatcattaattgcctctttccagaatgcaacatcctgagacctcattgcttcatcatatgttttaggatcatcatcaacattgaaacaatacgaatattgggtagaaacatcatccctagaaccttcaattaagtataactgaaaatcaggtccaaatgatttaggtttcccttttcttttgctttttcgaatctcaagtgactgatcaacagccttttcagagacttcatcattacaatccttattgattccattgttacttggaatcatatcctttggtctaggtatagatgaaaattgattttcatcaaagattgcatcccttgattCAATCACAAAATtaattgagacaaactcattaggctctataacatagaacctatacgccttggaatgttcaacatatccaataaatatgcaatctatacctctttcacccaaacttttcttcttgggatcaggcagtcttacaacagccctacaaccccatacccgaagataGTTCAAGTTAGGTTttcttttattccaaagttcataaggtgtaatcttgttccttttgttatgaactctattaagcaaataacaagctgttaataTAGCTTCTCCCTAAAATCCCttacttaaacccgaataggataacatggaattaaccatctctttgaggaccctattcttcctctcagatataccattttgttgtggagtataaggagctgtggtctcatggataataccaacggattggaaatacaattggtcaatgtattcacctcccctatccgttctaagtcttttaatcaatgccttttgttgtaattctacttcagttttaaatattttaaatttatctaatgcttcattcttagtatgtaacaaataaacatagcaaaacctagaagcatcatcaataaaagtcacaaaatatttcttgttccctaaagtaggagttgcatgcaaaatcacataaatcactatgtattaattccaaaatctcagtatcacgatgtatattttgaaaaggtttcttagtgatctttgtcaacatacacgttttacacttttcattgttcatatcaaaggtcggtattaatccatctttagacatatcttgcattcttttaaagtgtacatgtcctagtctagcatgccaaagaatATAATTATTTATGCTAGTAGTAGACATACAAGCAATATCAACACTTACATGTTCAATGTTTAGTCTAAACATTTCATtattcaaataaccaaatccaacAAATAAACCATTTTTAGATAGAACAAACTTGTCAGATTCAATAACTTGCTTGTAACCACAATTATTCAACATACTACTTGAAACTAAATTTTTCctaatttgtggtacatgcaaaacattaaACAAAGAAACAATCTTTCCAGAACTAAAACTTAAATCCACAAGACCACGTCCATGAatagaggctgttgactcattttccatatgaagaattgatccatctgtcaccgactcgtaagtcttgaaccaacatCTATCCTTACATACATGAATAGTAGCTCCAGAGTCAACCCACCACgcaacatcatcatcctgcacaaaacaAATCTCAGATATATacgaaacataataattctcaattgaattattaaatatattctgacctttcgggGCTTGGTTGTTCGAACCATTGCCCAAACTATTTGTGCTAGATCCCTTAGCATTGTTAgtgccaaaaataaccttgcaatccctcttcaagtgtccagatttaccacacttccaacaagtcaatttagacttcttattaGGATCAACTTCGTTAttaccttgatgtttacgtttttcctttttgtcattattactagtgaactttttatgttccaccatattgacaacagacgtaccagcaacttcgttgctctttggcttgtcattatcctgcaacctgagggattcctcaatacgcagatgactacccaactcaacaaaagttaactcctccttcttatgtttcaaagaatgtttaaattctttccaaaaTGGAGGtggtttatcaattatgcttgagacttgaatagactcatccatgttcatcttatgttgtgtgaattgaccaagtatacgaatgagctcattgtattgttccaagaccggtctagaatcgaccatcttgtaattattaaaattactcacaaggaattttttactagaagcatcctcagacatatacttggtttctaaacagtcccatagttctttagcagattcaacatttaggtaaatatcaaaaagggaatcagccataccattgaggattaaacctctagcgatgtagtcatcgttctcccacttgaaCCTTTTTCGAATTTGTTCaacagtggcatcatcaccatgatcttcaggaattggtgtgctgagtacgtacaccacactcatgctgctcagaaagaagtgcatcttcttttgccatctcctaaaatcaattccctcaaacttatcaagtttagagaaattcgccgtcatgtgtttcatcgtagccgccatcgattataacaaataattactttcgattgttggaggttttattgaaatttcgtgtagggtaaaataatcgatagccggataaattactgaatcgtggtatcactctccaaaagtaattattcgacctttattgcctgggttacacgaatatcactttgggataagacagagattagttcttgttattggcagtaaacaagaactcttttgcataagagtattaaggtgtttttgtatctattttttctcatgaatgatagtccttatttataggcatccaaaaacaagtattattccacgatggagatgtttcactaactaatttccttttcaaatctaaaacaaatctttttcataaagttgtttgttttatttccaacaaccaaatcaaggaaatcaattaaatccttttcataaaattcaatttccttttcaaatctaaaacaaatctttttcataaagttgtttgttttatttccaacaaccaaatcaaataaatcgattaaatccttttcataaagttgtttgttttatttccaataatcaaatcaaggaaatcgattaaatccttttcataaagttgtttgttttatttccacgatggagatgtttcacctagtgcaggaataatacttccgtaatcactcaaatttgtgataatggaaaaccactttcgggtccgggtaatctatcacttaatgggtgtacactccgtacctcctaacccatttacaagtgtagattaaatccctcaattataCTAAATTTCCAACAAAAATTATACCCAAACACCATTTTTGTAATACGTAAACTATCTGATTATTCTATTTCACATCGTCATTTCTAATTTCACTTTTAAGTACCTcccaaatggaattcgtcatcactcGACAATCAGAGTTATTGCAAAACAAAAGTTGACGTTATTTCATTGATCTATAGTTTCTGGCATCATACATAAAAAGGAGTATCATTTACAAACAAAATTCAGTCTCTCTTATTTGAGTGATTTGACTGCCGTAGTTTTTGACATATCCAGTTTTTTCTTGTAGTCTTCAGACAGAGCTTTTATATCCTTTTCTTCATTCTGTTTACAAAACAGTTAGAGATCTATATATGAAGTAATGAATTTATTCTCATTTTAATATGATAGCCTTTTTTCAAAAAAAGTAAACAAATATACAACAAataaattttgatatatatatatatatataaaacatttaaaGGAAGTTTGTTTTAGTACAAAAGGGTGTGATAACTTACTTGCAAATGCAATGCCTTCTTAAGTTGTGCCAAAACTTCTTTTGATGTCGGTCGTTTCCCTGTATCATCATCTAAGCACTTGTACACCGTGTATATAAATATAGTCAATGATTTTGGAACAATTTCTTCCTTTATCGCTCTAAACACAATCTCATCTTGTTTTCCTTCTTCAAATTTGTGTCTAATGAAACAAAGTAGAGATTGGCCCTCACGATTACGAATTTTATGTATTTGTTTCCCACACAAAATCTCAAATAAAACCACACCAAAAGAATAAATATCGGATTTTGTGGTTAAGAGGTATGTTTTTAAGTAAAAAGGGTCTACATAACCCTCTGTTCCACAAGCACGATCAATAGCATAGTGTGTATCCTCGTCTATATTACTAATCAAGGAAAGTCCAAAATCACCAAGTTTTGCCTTCAAGTCGTCGAATAATAGAATGTTAGGAGTTTTAATATCCCTGTGTATCACTACCTCTTGTCCTTCAACACCTCCATGAAGGAAATCTAGTCCAGAGGCAATATCAATGCATATCATAAGTCGCTTCCTCCATGTAAGTTCAACACCATTTAAATACCCATCGAGACTTCCTTTCGGTGCATGTTCATAAACAATGAGTTTTTCATGGGTTTCATCACTATAGCCTATGAGACCTATGACATTCTCATGTTTGTACTTATAAAGAATTTGAAGCTCGTTATAAAATTGTGGATGCCCTTGACCATGACTAGTATCTAACTTCTTGACAACAATTGCGGTATGTCCATATCTATGTTTTTGTGCAACTTCTCCTATGTATACACTTCCAAAGCCGCCGCCTCCAATTACAAGACTGAAATTTTTTGTTGCGAGTTTAATGTCTTCAAATGACATTTTGAAGGTTTCGATCATATGATTTTTCTGTTAATTTAAAGACGGTTAGTACTGAAAATAGTTCTTGTAGCTGTATTTGTTAAATTATAAATGCGGGAGTATGATGCTATAAATACTCCCCTCCCCCTCACAATTATAATCTTGCTTCATTTTACACATACTCATACACCTTGCAcaggcgaaactaggatttttttcaccggtggcaaaaaaaaaaattttaaccgtagcaatttttttggacaaaatttgaagatttttgggcaaaagttggagattttggggcaaaatttgaagattttggggcaaaagttggagaatttggggcaaaatttgaaggttttggggcaaaatatgtaggtttgggggcaaaaaaaaaaatccaccgggggcaaagtcgaaaaacccaaaatttttacactgaaaaaaaaatccaccgggggcgtcCGCCCCCCCTGCCCCATACCATCTTCGCCCCTGACACCTTGTAAAACACCCTTGATATAAGGGAGATATATTTCCAACAAGATTTTTTACTACTTCCACCATCATTTCACGAGTCTTTCCtaaaatatattaaattatataaaaatgttTTCAAAAGTGTGTGCAAGTGTATCATTAAAGGCAGTTTAGATATTTTAAGTGGAAGAAGTAAAAGTAATGATGGAAGTATCAATCCCCTTGATATAAACACTCTCAATCTTACCTTTCATCCAAAGTCGAAATCTAGCACATTTTTATGAAAGGTTTAGATTAGATTAAGTTGAAGAATCTTGTGAATCACAATCATGTAACTGGATTTAGGGGTGAGCATAAAATTGCATTAATCAAATCGTAGCCATATTCACTGATAAATTCACAACAAAGTAACCGAACAGAATGAATAACCACAGGTTTCGTTAACAATTTTGAATTAACCGAACTTTGTGGGTCGGTTATGAAAATAATAGGTACCTGCACCGAATTAACCTCACCCGCACCAttttgtattttatatttttatttatgatTATTTTTATAGAAAATGGTCAAGttgttaaaacaataaaatttgtaGATCAATGTGTAAAATTATTTTGACTTTAAGTTTGGATTGATGAAGAGTGAAGATCGAAGTAAATTTTACAATTTTAAGAACTTAACATAAACTTATGCGTTGTCTTATAAATAATGGTTTTTTTTGCAATAATTTGGAGTATAAAAACGACATTGATCTACTGAGACAATGACTTATTCTTATATTAAAATGTCATTTTCTGTAGCGGTACAAACTTCTTAAATTAAAATTTTCCAATAATTGGTAAACTAAATTAACCGTTTATAATTAATCGTTAATTAATTTAATTGAATTAACCGAACCGCTTTTAACCAAATCGAATGGTTAAAAAATTAATTAACCACAATAATAGTTATGGGTGTGATTTTGGTCCGTAACCGTCCTAACCCGCTCTACGCTCACCCCTTACTGGATTCATATAAGTAAGATCATCATTTTCGATTTACATCCATTTTTTCTTTGAGATAttcattataattaattaaaaacctaTTAAAAATAAGGTGTTCTTACATGAGTGGATATGAATATGAATTTGAATATGAAAATGTATATGACATCCCACGATAATAAGGTTTTCCTAAATTGTTGGTTTAAGTAAAAATATTCTTCAAACAAAAGGTTAGAATATATTTTTGTCTTCTGAAAAAGATTTTTCTTGTTGTGATAGCTAATTAATGTGAATATTGTATAGAAAGTGAATAAATTACGAATTAATATACGAGTATTTTGATTTACTTACTTGAAATAATATCGACTTTTCAAGTTCTTGGATAATAACTTCAATTGGCGGGCGTTGATTTGGAAATTCTCCCAAGCATAGAGATGCGATTGTTATAAACATGTCCAACGAGTCTTTATTGAGTCCTTCATGTTGAAAAAGTGCGTTTTCACTATTTTCTTCCTTCAAGGAAAAAGCCACCTTATTCTTTACTATACCCTTTTCTAACCATCGCCCTACCACCTGCTCCAGCCGTGTATCTTGACGAGACTCAACTATAATTATGTGTTCGACAGTCATTCCACAAAAGATTTCAAACAAAATCACTCCCAAACTAAATACATCCGATTCTGCTTTTAATTTACCACTCTTAGCATATTCCGGATCCATATAAAGTGTCATTCCACGATTACCATTGAGTTGGAGAGCGTCATCGTCACGTTGATTCCGTGGCATTAATAAAGCGTGTCGAAATTCAGCAATATATGCCTTCCAACTATCAGTCACCAAAGGATTACTAATATTCACCAACATAATATTATAAGGTGATATATCGCGGTGTATTACCTTCTTTTGATCCTTCATCCCACTATGAAGGTAATATAATCCTTGAGCTATATCAAGGCTGACTTTCAAACGCTTTTCCCATGTAAAGTCCGATCTATACAACATCGAAATAAGTTGGATATCAGAGACATACTCGAACACAAGCATCATACCAAGTCCTTCGTCACAAAATCCAAGAAAAGATGATTGTATGTTTTGATGCTTACAAGTACCGAGAATTTCAATTTCTGTTTCGAACATATGTTCTTCATCCCTTTTGTAGAGTCTTATAAGTACATTGTAGCTTCTCTTTGGTAGTTGATCTTTATTTTCCGTGTTTAAACTGGAAATGTATTCTCTATCAATACATTCAAGTTCGGTTTTGTATAAAGAGTACGAGTCACACACATATAACGGGTCCTGGGAAAAATCAGAGGTGGCCAACTTTATGACTTCAAGTTCAATCCTTAGGTGTTGTACCTTCTTTACCTACAATATTGTGATAAATGGGCAAACACTTATTGTTGATTATGGTTATGATTTCTGGAAAATTAGTAAACAACACTCAAATATAAGATTTAATTGACTAATGTGAAAAAACTGATGTTCACCTACTAACTCTCGGTAAATATCTTTATAATATGGTAGTACTGAATGGTTAGTATGTCGGCTATATTAGTGTCCGTGCGGTGGTTATTAGCAAGATTATAAACATAAAATGTATGTATGTCTTAAAATCTTTAATATAAGCTTAGGACTATGTTTAGAAAATTCTATAAACTAtaaactaactaaattaaatcaaagagattattataaataaatcaattaaatattaaatataatattattaaacatAATTTGATGTTTGAAAAAAATAACATTGATAGTTCTTTAATATAGTAATTAAAGTTACCTTGGTTGGCTTGAATGACCCATAAGCATTGTTGCCTACCGTGTCTGTAAGTGCATTACCTGACCCGCTGGATCCATTCTATATTAAAACAAAAACAATTAAATACTGAACATCACAAAAACAGAGATTTAATTATAGAAGTATCTCAATAAAATTTTAAGAATTAATCTTCTCTAAAACTCTCAGTGTTCATTTGCTTAGTGCACacttatatatttacaagaaagaTTAAACGATGGTCTCAAATTACCGGATATTTGATTGAATTGATTAAACTATGTAATAAGCCCCAAACGTTATATGTATCCGTGCGATCTGTTTCAGCTTCAGATGTGCATCGATACGCTTCTTGCGATAAATAATCAAACAACTTTGAGCTATCTTCATCATTCCATAAATCATGATGAATTATATCTCGCAACGTCTTGTTTTCGTAATGAGACCTCGCCAGCGGAACTAGAAACTTATTATCATCACCAGGATCGTACGCTTTTCTCCCGCACAAGATCTCAAAAAATACAACTCCCATTGAGTAAACATCCGATTTGTATGTCACACCCCCTATGTTGTGTGTATCAGGGTCAATATACCCTGGGGTGCCGATAGGTTTAGTAATGTAGATTTGATTAATTCTATGTTTTGGATGTTTAATAGAATACTCAAATCCGGATAACTTAGGTTGCCATTTGTCATTTAACAAAATTGTGGAGCTATTAATGTTACGATGTATAACATGATAACTCTCTCCGGGTAATCTATGCAAGTAGTTAATTGCATCTGCAATACCTTCTGCTATCTCAAGTCTTTGAAGCGATGTGAGGTTTGTGTTGCTTAACTGCATATTGAGACTTGCTTTGCTATAGCGGCTGTGTATGATGATCTTCTCACCATTTTCGTCACAAAACCCGATCATAGTGGCTATATTTTTATGTTTGAGACTTGAAAGAACCGAGATCTCGGTCCAGAACTCAAAGTCTCCCTGCCTACGGCTACGATCTAACCTCCGAGCCGCAATTTTCAACAACTCTCCCGAAGCTTTTTTCAGTTTTCCTTTATACACTTTTCCAAAACCACCTATGCCGATGACATTTTCTTCGGAAAAGTTGTTGGTGGCCGTTTTAACGTTATCAAGTGGGATTTGTAAGTGAGCAAACTCCGTCGTTAATGTTGA
This genomic stretch from Rutidosis leptorrhynchoides isolate AG116_Rl617_1_P2 chromosome 11, CSIRO_AGI_Rlap_v1, whole genome shotgun sequence harbors:
- the LOC139876033 gene encoding uncharacterized protein; its protein translation is MASTLTTEFAHLQIPLDNVKTATNNFSEENVIGIGGFGKVYKGKLKKASGELLKIAARRLDRSRRQGDFEFWTEISVLSSLKHKNIATMIGFCDENGEKIIIHSRYSKASLNMQLSNTNLTSLQRLEIAEGIADAINYLHRLPGESYHVIHRNINSSTILLNDKWQPKLSGFEYSIKHPKHRINQIYITKPIGTPGYIDPDTHNIGGVTYKSDVYSMGVVFFEILCGRKAYDPGDDNKFLVPLARSHYENKTLRDIIHHDLWNDEDSSKLFDYLSQEAYRCTSEAETDRTDTYNVWGLLHSLINSIKYPNGSSGSGNALTDTVGNNAYGSFKPTKVKKVQHLRIELEVIKLATSDFSQDPLYVCDSYSLYKTELECIDREYISSLNTENKDQLPKRSYNVLIRLYKRDEEHMFETEIEILGTCKHQNIQSSFLGFCDEGLGMMLVFEYVSDIQLISMLYRSDFTWEKRLKVSLDIAQGLYYLHSGMKDQKKVIHRDISPYNIMLVNISNPLVTDSWKAYIAEFRHALLMPRNQRDDDALQLNGNRGMTLYMDPEYAKSGKLKAESDVFSLGVILFEIFCGMTVEHIIIVESRQDTRLEQVVGRWLEKGIVKNKVAFSLKEENSENALFQHEGLNKDSLDMFITIASLCLGEFPNQRPPIEVIIQELEKSILFQKNHMIETFKMSFEDIKLATKNFSLVIGGGGFGSVYIGEVAQKHRYGHTAIVVKKLDTSHGQGHPQFYNELQILYKYKHENVIGLIGYSDETHEKLIVYEHAPKGSLDGYLNGVELTWRKRLMICIDIASGLDFLHGGVEGQEVVIHRDIKTPNILLFDDLKAKLGDFGLSLISNIDEDTHYAIDRACGTEGYVDPFYLKTYLLTTKSDIYSFGVVLFEILCGKQIHKIRNREGQSLLCFIRHKFEEGKQDEIVFRAIKEEIVPKSLTIFIYTVYKCLDDDTGKRPTSKEVLAQLKKALHLQDDDVAWWVDSGATIHVCKDRCWKNLVSSSMLNNCGYKQVIESDKFVLSKNGLFVGFGYLNNEMFRLNIEHRGFSGNSGVEYEFSFFTIPFEGMIEVSDSDTVVQLGEEFLHERKFITDLLSLERHEIWIQFMEEFLGFDVASRETVLFCKNLGYSEWVFRDVGLLQEPKYIPDVVEGTAGAPLRACVRSLGDVDLIIEPCIEISLNVVNLSKNQLLSESKVQMKTTKRARTAKTFNFTKIFTCEYIESPTNVDGE